A single window of Oerskovia paurometabola DNA harbors:
- a CDS encoding DUF4132 domain-containing protein: MPGADLTRAVQQYLKTHITRRAQIEALVRALAANGDPASIQLLLSVARRHRQATVQAAAQQLAEDLAERRGWSAEELADRTVQTAGFEDDGILHLDLGSREYTGRITPTFTLELTNDAGKVVKALPTPRADDDPDQVKAAKSQLSTSRKELKAVVALQTQRLYEAMCTGREWPVADWLEFVAGHPVMSRLAAGLVWLENPGPDQRAFRPGDAGALIDVDDEDVTLAQGATVSVAHGVLLGAEEAGRWREHLADYEIRPLFDQLQVTVPVTDRSATAISDRKGWLTDSFTVRGRATKLGYARSQAEDGGWFSGYEKAYPSVGITAVIEFTGAFLPEENIPAAITDLVFRRSTRAYGQSAEARLADLPPVLVAESYRDYLTVAAGGSFDAAWEKKSAW, from the coding sequence ATGCCCGGTGCCGACCTGACGCGTGCCGTGCAGCAGTACCTCAAGACGCACATCACGCGCCGTGCACAGATCGAGGCCCTCGTGCGGGCGCTCGCGGCCAACGGCGATCCCGCGTCGATCCAGCTCCTGCTGTCCGTGGCGCGGCGTCACCGCCAGGCCACGGTGCAGGCGGCCGCGCAGCAGCTCGCCGAGGACCTGGCCGAACGACGGGGCTGGTCCGCCGAGGAGCTCGCCGACCGTACGGTGCAGACCGCGGGCTTCGAGGACGACGGCATCCTGCACCTCGACCTCGGGTCACGCGAGTACACGGGGCGCATCACGCCCACGTTCACGCTCGAGCTCACCAACGACGCGGGCAAGGTCGTCAAGGCCCTGCCCACGCCGCGCGCGGACGACGACCCCGACCAGGTCAAGGCCGCCAAGTCGCAGCTCTCGACGAGCCGCAAGGAGCTCAAGGCCGTCGTCGCGCTCCAGACCCAGCGCCTCTACGAGGCCATGTGCACGGGGCGCGAGTGGCCCGTCGCCGACTGGCTCGAGTTCGTGGCCGGGCACCCCGTCATGTCCCGGCTCGCGGCCGGGCTCGTGTGGCTCGAGAACCCCGGTCCGGACCAGCGGGCGTTCCGACCGGGCGATGCCGGAGCGCTCATCGACGTCGACGACGAGGACGTGACCCTCGCGCAGGGCGCGACGGTCTCGGTCGCGCACGGCGTGCTGCTCGGCGCGGAAGAGGCCGGTCGGTGGCGCGAGCACCTCGCCGACTACGAGATCAGGCCGCTGTTCGACCAGCTCCAGGTGACGGTGCCCGTGACGGACCGCAGCGCGACCGCGATCAGCGACCGCAAGGGCTGGCTCACGGACAGCTTCACGGTCCGCGGGCGGGCGACGAAGCTCGGCTACGCGCGCAGCCAGGCCGAGGACGGCGGCTGGTTCTCGGGCTACGAGAAGGCGTACCCGAGCGTCGGGATCACCGCGGTCATCGAGTTCACGGGCGCGTTCCTGCCCGAGGAGAACATCCCCGCGGCGATCACCGACCTCGTGTTCCGCCGCTCGACCCGGGCCTACGGGCAGAGCGCCGAGGCGCGCCTCGCGGACCTGCCGCCCGTCCTCGTCGCGGAGTCCTACCGCGACTACCTGACCGTCGCTGCCGGTGGCAGCTTCGACGCCGCCTGGGAGAAGAAGAGCGCATGGTGA
- a CDS encoding HEAT repeat domain-containing protein: protein MGRVFDKIKGWLQGDHDGAVEGGGTAPGRAEGRRRAEPSARLVDGLKILDAATEGLAARAIAYVHTGDGPELVTELSQRGDDAVDRLLNRPATLGAWTYTTQAEDKAIKERVPGWNVNKGATARSNLYTLTEPVGIDALVRTGRLLAAVSPDVSRASDRLPAWFAALLTDVAKTCGDRRTTGKNGKPGVRSQWTPELLTAILRDGGVAEGSIPTAVVAGIFDRPVTADYYGDPLAVFAAQPGVEEYLVAHPADVAAVAPLLRATGKVELLRFLRTRPAALDAFVGLVAQLATDNAKSVREEAAGNLAALPAERQVALLEPLLTTMPASRLGGLVTHLVGVEGGIDVLRRAHAADGRGARGTLLSNAIERATALDVATVVVDEPLDVPPFTPLPEVALGDAFVRSARDAVDRRLTAARDELAALEALPQAEAQSWRLSHARGAVKDLAAITDDHLTQVAQYLSGALTKVPPRTVLVELQAPAIRGRLDGLTMLHDIRFARSHGGGRQRYPWYQLNATTDIAVDLRILADGVERAGVQDSESAVAELVFDSWFARGTFAPEHLWPYFAEHPRALDTILGLRPSGTVQTYSRSERLEVALTILGAFPTIPNRYLPRLAELALGEGKTHRVAAQKVLESHVGARELAEQGLRDGKAEIRVTAAVWLQRLGDPAAVPALRAALAKERREVARAALLGALKRSVTTSPSSSHPRPCSPRRPRASRPRHPRAWPGSRSTVCPRSAGPPTASPCPSRSCAGGSCSRSSSRTPADWA, encoded by the coding sequence GTGGGACGCGTGTTCGACAAGATCAAGGGTTGGCTCCAGGGAGACCACGACGGTGCGGTCGAGGGCGGCGGCACGGCGCCCGGCCGTGCAGAGGGTCGGCGGCGCGCCGAGCCCTCGGCTCGGCTGGTCGACGGACTGAAGATCCTGGACGCGGCCACCGAAGGTCTCGCGGCCCGAGCGATCGCCTACGTCCACACGGGCGACGGGCCGGAGCTCGTGACCGAGCTGTCGCAGCGCGGCGACGACGCGGTGGACCGGTTGCTCAACCGGCCCGCGACGCTCGGCGCCTGGACGTACACGACCCAGGCCGAGGACAAGGCCATCAAGGAGCGCGTGCCCGGCTGGAACGTCAACAAGGGCGCCACGGCCCGCAGCAACCTCTACACGCTGACCGAGCCCGTGGGGATCGACGCGCTCGTCCGCACGGGCCGCCTGCTCGCGGCCGTCTCGCCCGACGTCTCGCGGGCCTCCGACCGGCTCCCGGCCTGGTTTGCCGCCCTCCTGACCGACGTCGCCAAGACGTGCGGCGACCGCCGCACCACGGGCAAGAACGGCAAGCCGGGCGTGCGCAGCCAGTGGACCCCCGAGCTCCTGACCGCGATCCTGCGCGACGGCGGCGTGGCCGAGGGGAGCATCCCGACCGCCGTCGTGGCGGGGATCTTCGACCGCCCCGTCACCGCGGACTACTACGGCGACCCGCTCGCGGTGTTCGCGGCGCAGCCCGGTGTCGAGGAATACCTGGTCGCGCACCCAGCCGACGTCGCCGCGGTCGCACCCCTGCTGCGCGCGACCGGCAAGGTCGAGCTCCTGCGGTTCCTGCGGACCCGGCCCGCCGCACTGGACGCGTTCGTCGGGCTCGTCGCCCAGCTCGCGACCGACAACGCCAAGTCCGTGCGCGAGGAGGCCGCCGGGAACCTCGCGGCCCTGCCCGCCGAGCGCCAGGTCGCGCTCCTCGAACCCCTGCTCACCACGATGCCCGCGAGCCGGCTCGGGGGACTCGTGACCCACCTCGTCGGGGTCGAGGGCGGCATCGACGTCCTGCGCCGCGCCCATGCGGCCGACGGCCGGGGCGCGCGCGGCACGTTGCTGTCGAACGCGATCGAGCGGGCCACGGCCCTCGACGTCGCGACGGTCGTCGTCGACGAGCCCCTCGACGTCCCGCCGTTCACGCCCCTGCCCGAGGTCGCCCTCGGCGACGCGTTCGTGCGCTCGGCCCGCGACGCGGTGGACCGCAGGCTCACTGCGGCCCGCGACGAGCTCGCCGCGCTCGAGGCGCTCCCCCAGGCCGAGGCCCAGAGCTGGCGCCTGTCGCACGCCCGGGGAGCCGTCAAGGATCTCGCGGCCATCACCGACGACCACCTCACGCAGGTCGCGCAGTACCTCTCGGGCGCCCTGACCAAGGTGCCGCCGCGCACCGTTCTCGTCGAGCTCCAGGCCCCCGCGATCCGGGGCCGGCTCGACGGTCTGACCATGCTCCACGACATCCGCTTCGCGCGCTCGCACGGTGGCGGCAGGCAGCGCTACCCCTGGTACCAGCTCAACGCGACGACCGACATCGCGGTCGACCTCCGGATCCTCGCCGACGGTGTCGAGCGGGCCGGTGTGCAGGACTCCGAGTCGGCCGTCGCCGAGCTCGTGTTCGACTCCTGGTTCGCTCGCGGGACGTTCGCCCCCGAGCACCTGTGGCCCTACTTCGCCGAGCACCCGCGCGCGCTCGACACGATCCTGGGGCTGCGGCCGTCGGGCACGGTCCAGACGTACAGCCGTTCGGAGCGGCTCGAGGTCGCGCTCACGATCCTCGGCGCCTTCCCGACGATCCCGAACCGCTACCTCCCGCGGTTGGCCGAGCTCGCGCTCGGCGAAGGCAAGACGCACCGTGTCGCGGCGCAGAAGGTGCTCGAGTCGCACGTCGGGGCCCGCGAGCTGGCCGAGCAGGGCCTGCGCGACGGGAAGGCCGAGATCCGCGTCACGGCCGCCGTCTGGCTCCAACGCCTCGGCGACCCGGCAGCGGTCCCGGCACTGCGAGCCGCGCTCGCCAAGGAACGTCGCGAGGTGGCCCGCGCCGCGCTCCTCGGGGCTCTTAAGCGCTCGGTGACGACATCGCCCTCGAGCTCGCACCCGCGACCCTGCTCGCCGAGGCGACCAAGGGCCTCAAGGCCAAGGCACCCGCGAGCATGGCCTGGTTCCCGATCGACGGTCTGCCCGCGCTCCGCTGGGCCGCCGACGGCGAGCCCGTGCCCGTCGAGGTCGTGCGCTGGTGGGTCGTGCTCGCGGTCAAGCTCAAGGACCCCAGCGGACTGGGCCTGA
- a CDS encoding peroxiredoxin codes for MAVAAEAPELTVRPGDLAPDFTLTDTHGTPVHLADLRGRPVLLVFVPFAFSGTCTSELCELRDNIADFETAGVSLYAISCDPVFSLKAWAAQEGYTFDLLSDFWPHGEVARQYGVFDAERGLAIRGSFLIDAEGVVRWSVVNPRGQRRDLAGYRAALAEL; via the coding sequence GTGGCCGTGGCCGCTGAGGCCCCCGAGCTGACGGTCCGGCCGGGCGACCTCGCCCCCGACTTCACGCTCACCGACACGCACGGCACCCCGGTCCACCTCGCGGACCTGCGCGGTCGGCCCGTCCTGCTGGTGTTCGTGCCGTTCGCCTTCTCGGGCACGTGCACGAGCGAGCTGTGCGAGCTCCGCGACAACATCGCGGACTTCGAGACCGCGGGCGTCTCGCTCTACGCGATCTCGTGCGACCCCGTCTTCTCGCTCAAGGCCTGGGCCGCGCAGGAGGGGTACACGTTCGACCTCCTCTCGGACTTCTGGCCGCACGGCGAGGTCGCCCGCCAGTACGGGGTGTTCGACGCCGAGCGCGGCCTCGCGATCCGCGGCAGCTTCCTGATCGACGCAGAAGGCGTCGTGCGGTGGTCCGTCGTGAACCCTCGCGGGCAGCGCCGGGACCTCGCGGGGTACCGGGCGGCGCTCGCGGAGCTCTGA
- a CDS encoding DUF3052 domain-containing protein — protein MGATPDPQGAGRLGFLSGHVVQEFGWGEDVDDDLRAEIEELVGSELVDEDYGDVTDGVVVWWREDDGDLTDMLVDVQTVLDDGGLIWIFTPKAGRDGHVGHNDLQEAATTAGLHATSTFAIAPDWSATKLGTRGRGR, from the coding sequence GTGGGAGCGACGCCGGACCCCCAGGGTGCAGGACGCCTGGGGTTCCTCTCTGGCCATGTGGTGCAGGAGTTCGGTTGGGGTGAGGACGTCGACGACGACCTCCGCGCCGAGATCGAGGAGCTCGTCGGCTCCGAGCTGGTGGACGAGGACTACGGAGACGTCACCGACGGTGTCGTGGTCTGGTGGCGCGAGGACGACGGCGACCTGACCGACATGCTCGTCGACGTCCAGACGGTCCTCGACGACGGCGGTCTCATCTGGATCTTCACGCCCAAGGCGGGCCGCGACGGCCACGTGGGCCACAACGACCTCCAGGAGGCCGCGACCACGGCCGGCCTGCACGCCACGAGCACCTTCGCGATCGCACCGGACTGGTCCGCGACCAAGCTCGGCACGCGTGGCCGTGGCCGCTGA
- the aceE gene encoding pyruvate dehydrogenase (acetyl-transferring), homodimeric type, whose amino-acid sequence MASFDETGPLINGLLSQVPDIDPAETSEWVESLDGLIDDRGGPRARYVLLNMLKRARERNVAIPTSVNTPYVNTIGVHEEPYFPGDEAMERRYRSWNRWNAAVMVTRAQRPGIGVGGHISSYASVATLYEVGLNHFFRGKDHPGGGDQVYFQGHASPGVYARAFLEGRLSADQLDGFRQEKSHAGGGLPSYPHPRLMPDFWEFPTVSMGLGPASAIYQAWTNRYLHNRGIKDTSQQNVWAFLGDGEMDEPESRGMLQLAAQQGLDNLNFVVNCNLQRLDGPVRGNGKIIQELEAQFRGAGWNVIKVIWGREWDTLLNADKDRALVNLMNVTPDGDYQTYRAESGAFIREHFFGRDPRTKQLVENMSDDDIWALKRGGHDYRKLYAAYAAATAHTGQPTVILAHTVKGYGLGSGFAGRNSTHQMKKVGLADLKTLRDSLRIPITDEELDANPYEPPYYHPGADAPEIQYMQERRRQLGGYVPERRAAPAPVTLPGDKTYEILKKGSGNQEIASTMAFVRLLKDLIKDKEIGKRIVPIIPDEARTFGLDSIFPSAKIFNTQGQNYLAVDRELMLSYKESEAGQIMHTGINEAGSAAAFQSVGTSYATQGEVMIPFYIFYSMFGFQRTGDQFWAAGDQLTRGFIIGATAGRTTLTGEGLQHADGHSPLLAGTNSAIVQYDPIYGYEIRHIVRDGIERMYGPGKDGHGEDGRDQNVMYYLTVYNEPMQQPVEPEDVDVEGILRGIHRIKVSEASGPKAQILASGVGVPWALEAQELLEKDWGVSADVWSVTSWNELRRDGLAAEQDAFLNPAATPRVPYLTAKLQGVEGPFVATSDYDHLVPDQVRQWIPGDFAVLGADGFGFSDTRAAARRHFKIDGPSVVVRVLQQLAKQGKVPAEASAQAIEKYRLMDVTAGTSGNAGGDS is encoded by the coding sequence GTGGCTTCGTTTGACGAGACCGGACCGCTGATCAACGGTCTGCTCAGCCAAGTACCGGACATCGACCCCGCTGAGACGAGCGAGTGGGTCGAGTCCCTGGACGGACTGATCGACGACCGTGGCGGCCCCCGCGCCCGCTACGTCCTGCTCAACATGCTCAAGCGAGCACGCGAGCGCAACGTGGCGATCCCGACGTCGGTGAACACCCCTTACGTCAACACCATCGGTGTGCACGAAGAGCCGTACTTCCCCGGCGACGAGGCCATGGAGCGCCGCTACCGCAGCTGGAACCGGTGGAACGCGGCCGTCATGGTCACGCGCGCGCAGCGCCCCGGGATCGGGGTCGGCGGGCACATCTCGTCCTACGCGTCCGTCGCGACGCTGTACGAGGTGGGCCTGAACCACTTCTTCCGCGGCAAGGACCACCCGGGCGGCGGTGACCAGGTCTACTTCCAGGGTCACGCGAGCCCCGGCGTCTACGCCCGCGCGTTCCTCGAGGGCCGCCTCTCGGCGGACCAGCTCGACGGGTTCCGCCAGGAGAAGTCGCACGCGGGCGGCGGCCTGCCGTCCTACCCGCACCCGCGCCTCATGCCGGACTTCTGGGAGTTCCCCACGGTCTCCATGGGTCTCGGCCCGGCCTCGGCCATCTACCAGGCGTGGACCAACCGCTACCTGCACAACCGCGGGATCAAGGACACGAGCCAGCAGAACGTCTGGGCCTTCCTCGGTGACGGCGAGATGGACGAGCCGGAGAGCCGCGGCATGCTGCAGCTCGCCGCGCAGCAGGGCCTGGACAACCTGAACTTCGTGGTCAACTGCAACCTGCAGCGCCTCGACGGCCCGGTCCGCGGCAACGGCAAGATCATCCAGGAGCTCGAGGCGCAGTTCCGCGGCGCCGGCTGGAACGTCATCAAGGTCATCTGGGGCCGTGAGTGGGACACCCTGCTCAACGCCGACAAGGACCGTGCGCTCGTCAACCTGATGAACGTCACGCCCGACGGCGACTACCAGACGTACCGTGCCGAGAGCGGCGCGTTCATCCGCGAGCACTTCTTCGGGCGCGACCCGCGCACCAAGCAGCTCGTCGAGAACATGTCGGACGACGACATCTGGGCCCTCAAGCGTGGCGGCCACGACTACCGCAAGCTCTACGCGGCGTACGCTGCGGCCACGGCCCACACGGGCCAGCCGACGGTCATCCTGGCGCACACGGTCAAGGGCTACGGCCTGGGCTCGGGCTTCGCCGGGCGCAACTCGACGCACCAGATGAAGAAGGTCGGCTTGGCGGACCTCAAGACGCTGCGCGACTCGCTGCGCATCCCGATCACGGACGAGGAGCTCGACGCCAACCCGTACGAGCCCCCGTACTACCACCCGGGTGCCGACGCGCCGGAGATCCAGTACATGCAGGAGCGTCGCCGCCAGCTCGGCGGGTACGTGCCCGAGCGTCGTGCGGCGCCGGCCCCGGTCACGCTGCCGGGCGACAAGACGTACGAGATCCTCAAGAAGGGCTCGGGCAACCAGGAGATCGCCTCCACCATGGCGTTCGTCCGTCTGCTCAAGGACCTCATCAAGGACAAGGAGATCGGCAAGCGCATCGTGCCGATCATCCCGGACGAGGCCCGGACCTTCGGTCTGGACTCGATCTTCCCGTCCGCGAAGATCTTCAACACGCAGGGCCAGAACTACCTCGCCGTGGACCGCGAGCTCATGCTGAGCTACAAGGAGTCCGAGGCCGGGCAGATCATGCACACCGGCATCAACGAGGCCGGTTCCGCGGCCGCGTTCCAGTCGGTCGGCACCTCGTACGCCACGCAGGGCGAGGTGATGATCCCGTTCTACATCTTCTACTCGATGTTCGGGTTCCAGCGCACGGGCGACCAGTTCTGGGCCGCGGGCGACCAGCTCACACGCGGTTTCATCATCGGTGCGACGGCCGGGCGCACGACGCTCACCGGTGAGGGCCTGCAGCACGCGGACGGTCACTCGCCGCTGCTCGCGGGCACCAACTCGGCGATCGTCCAGTACGACCCGATCTACGGCTACGAGATCCGCCACATCGTGCGCGACGGCATCGAGCGCATGTACGGGCCGGGCAAGGACGGTCACGGCGAGGACGGGCGCGACCAGAACGTCATGTACTACCTGACGGTCTACAACGAGCCCATGCAGCAGCCGGTCGAGCCGGAGGACGTCGACGTCGAGGGCATCCTGCGCGGCATCCACCGCATCAAGGTGTCCGAGGCCTCGGGCCCCAAGGCGCAGATCCTCGCCTCGGGCGTGGGCGTGCCGTGGGCGCTGGAGGCGCAGGAGCTCCTCGAGAAGGACTGGGGCGTCTCTGCGGACGTCTGGAGCGTCACGAGCTGGAACGAGCTGCGCCGCGACGGCCTGGCCGCCGAGCAGGACGCGTTCCTCAACCCGGCCGCGACGCCGCGCGTGCCGTACCTGACGGCCAAGCTCCAGGGCGTCGAGGGTCCGTTCGTCGCGACGAGCGACTACGACCACCTCGTCCCCGACCAGGTCCGCCAGTGGATCCCGGGCGACTTCGCGGTGCTCGGTGCGGACGGCTTCGGCTTCTCCGACACGCGTGCCGCTGCCCGTCGCCACTTCAAGATCGACGGCCCCTCGGTCGTGGTCCGGGTGCTCCAGCAGCTCGCGAAGCAGGGCAAGGTCCCCGCGGAGGCCTCGGCCCAGGCGATCGAGAAGTACCGTCTGATGGACGTCACGGCCGGCACGTCCGGCAACGCGGGCGGCGACTCCTGA
- a CDS encoding PucR family transcriptional regulator: protein MLAAAALRRLDEDLPWYRALPAEDRSYVGLVAQSGITAFVTWYANPASPPHGVSEIFAAAPSELTRSISLQHTLQLVRIVVEVVEAYSDRLAIPGGERDLREAVLRYSREVAFSAAEVYARAAEVRGAWDARLEALIVDALIRGDGDDSLRSRVSALGWGGQGSTLVMVGTATSALDDLRTAELRRATRRAAGDALVGIHGDRLVLVLGGPGDLQAAAASLLPRFGPGPVVIGPTVPSLDDAARSAQAALAGLAAAPAWPQAPRPVLADDLLPERVLTGDTTARRTLVVQAYRPLLESTGAILETLSAYLGTGRSLEAASRSLYVHPNTVRYRLRKVAEITGWDPLDARESFVLQVALALGQLSSGPSGR from the coding sequence ATGCTCGCCGCCGCCGCCCTGCGGCGACTCGACGAGGACCTTCCCTGGTACCGGGCCCTGCCCGCGGAGGACCGCTCGTACGTCGGGCTGGTCGCGCAGTCCGGCATCACCGCGTTCGTGACCTGGTACGCGAACCCGGCCTCCCCGCCGCACGGCGTCAGCGAGATCTTCGCCGCGGCCCCCTCCGAGCTGACCCGGTCCATCTCGCTCCAGCACACCCTCCAGCTCGTGCGGATCGTCGTCGAGGTCGTCGAGGCGTACTCCGACCGCCTCGCGATCCCCGGTGGCGAGCGCGACCTGCGCGAGGCCGTGCTGCGCTACTCGCGCGAGGTCGCGTTCTCGGCCGCGGAGGTCTACGCGCGTGCGGCCGAGGTCCGCGGTGCGTGGGACGCCCGCCTCGAGGCCCTCATCGTGGACGCGCTCATCCGCGGCGACGGCGACGACTCGCTGCGCTCGCGCGTCTCGGCCCTCGGCTGGGGCGGCCAGGGATCCACGCTGGTCATGGTGGGCACCGCGACGTCGGCGCTCGACGACCTGCGCACTGCCGAGCTGCGCCGCGCGACCCGACGCGCTGCCGGCGACGCGCTCGTGGGCATCCACGGCGACCGCCTCGTCCTGGTCCTCGGCGGGCCGGGCGACCTGCAGGCCGCGGCCGCGTCGCTGCTGCCCCGCTTCGGGCCGGGACCGGTCGTGATCGGCCCCACGGTCCCCTCGCTCGACGACGCCGCCCGTTCGGCCCAGGCCGCGCTCGCGGGCCTGGCCGCCGCCCCCGCGTGGCCCCAGGCCCCGCGCCCGGTCCTCGCCGACGACCTGCTGCCCGAGCGCGTCCTGACGGGCGACACCACGGCCCGCCGCACCCTCGTGGTCCAGGCGTACCGGCCGCTCCTGGAGAGCACGGGTGCGATCCTCGAGACCTTGTCGGCCTACCTCGGCACGGGCCGGTCCCTCGAGGCGGCCTCGCGCAGCCTGTACGTGCACCCCAACACGGTCCGCTACCGCCTGCGCAAGGTCGCCGAGATCACGGGCTGGGACCCGCTCGACGCGCGCGAGTCGTTCGTGCTGCAGGTCGCGCTCGCGCTCGGCCAGCTCTCGTCGGGGCCTTCGGGTCGTTGA